The Sphingorhabdus sp. Alg231-15 genome has a segment encoding these proteins:
- a CDS encoding CDP-alcohol phosphatidyltransferase family protein: MADKNRIQRPERGISLRAFVPNAVTALALCIGLSGVRFAFMENWVLAAGAVVLAGILDGLDGRIARLLNAQSRFGAELDSLSDVIAFGVTPALVMFFWSLQHMPQFGWVISLTMAVGCALRLARFNAHIDDEDQPHKSAGFLTGIPAPVAAGLAMLPLYLWVITEQELFRHYTVVGPWIVLIAFLMISNTATFSWSSLRLRKNIRLEALAGFALLGVALINNPWITLSAISIGYIVLIPFSIRSYAKVKRQRATELAEKNGAAG, encoded by the coding sequence ATGGCAGATAAAAACCGTATCCAGCGACCCGAACGCGGCATTTCCCTGCGGGCGTTTGTACCCAATGCCGTTACTGCGCTGGCTCTATGCATTGGCCTTAGCGGCGTGCGTTTCGCTTTCATGGAAAATTGGGTGCTGGCCGCCGGCGCCGTCGTGTTGGCGGGCATATTGGACGGGCTTGATGGCCGGATCGCTCGCTTGCTTAATGCGCAAAGCCGATTTGGTGCGGAGCTAGATTCACTCTCCGACGTTATCGCCTTTGGTGTGACACCGGCTTTGGTGATGTTTTTCTGGTCCCTGCAGCATATGCCGCAATTTGGCTGGGTGATTTCACTGACCATGGCCGTTGGCTGCGCATTGCGGCTCGCGCGCTTTAACGCTCATATTGATGATGAAGATCAGCCTCATAAATCTGCGGGGTTTTTGACCGGCATCCCTGCACCTGTCGCTGCCGGACTGGCTATGCTTCCACTTTATCTCTGGGTCATTACTGAACAGGAATTGTTCCGGCACTATACCGTTGTTGGACCGTGGATCGTACTGATCGCCTTTTTGATGATCTCGAACACGGCAACGTTCAGCTGGTCCTCGCTGCGCCTGCGCAAGAATATCCGTCTCGAGGCGCTTGCAGGTTTTGCCTTGCTTGGTGTCGCACTGATCAACAATCCGTGGATCACCCTGAGCGCGATTAGTATCGGCTATATTGTCCTAATCCCGTTCAGCATCAGAAGCTATGCAAAGGTTAAGCGGCAGCGCGCAACGGAGCTGGCTGAAAAGAATGGCGCCGCGGGCTAG
- a CDS encoding glutathione S-transferase N-terminal domain-containing protein, which yields MTIIVHHLENSRSQRILWLLEELALPYEIKRYERHPKTQRAPDSLKAVHPLGKSPMIEDDGQVIIETAAIVEYLVRKAGGTLGAPEDKTGAQLYTQYLHFAEGSMMPPLFGTLLVNRLGILGLPAKKPVMGMVEELLVWLETELASRPYFAGSELSAADVMMSFPLEASQARAGLDDRFPNLQAWLKRIHDRSQYKTALEKGGPYAYA from the coding sequence ATGACCATCATCGTCCATCATCTCGAAAATAGTCGGTCCCAGCGCATCCTCTGGTTGCTGGAAGAGTTGGCGCTGCCCTATGAAATCAAGCGCTATGAACGGCATCCCAAGACCCAACGTGCACCGGATAGCTTGAAAGCCGTGCATCCGCTGGGCAAATCACCGATGATTGAAGATGATGGTCAGGTCATTATCGAGACGGCGGCAATTGTTGAATATCTCGTCAGAAAGGCGGGCGGCACATTGGGCGCGCCGGAAGACAAGACCGGGGCGCAGCTCTACACCCAGTATCTGCACTTTGCGGAGGGGTCGATGATGCCACCTCTGTTCGGCACGCTACTTGTCAACCGCTTGGGCATTCTTGGCTTGCCAGCGAAGAAACCGGTCATGGGCATGGTCGAAGAATTGCTGGTTTGGCTTGAAACCGAACTTGCATCGCGGCCCTATTTTGCAGGTAGCGAGCTCAGCGCTGCCGATGTGATGATGAGCTTCCCACTAGAGGCAAGTCAGGCACGGGCCGGGCTGGATGATCGATTCCCGAATTTGCAGGCCTGGCTCAAACGCATTCATGACCGGTCACAATATAAGACCGCGCTCGAAAAAGGTGGGCCCTATGCCTATGCTTGA
- the alaS gene encoding alanine--tRNA ligase produces MITTNDIRRSFLEFFAAQGHEVVPSSPLIPHNDPTLMFINAGMVPFKNIFTGAEKSKFPTATSSQKCVRAGGKHNDLDNVGYTARHHTFFEMLGNFSFGDYFKEQAILNAWELITKTWEISADRLTVTVYHTDDEAFDLWRKISGLPEERIIRIATHDNFWSMGDTGPCGPCSEIFYDHGDHIFGGPPGSPDEDGDRFVEIWNLVFMQYEQHLGGDRIDLPKPSIDTGMGLERVAAVMQGTHDNYEIDLFKALIAQSGTLTGTETTGDNQASHRVIADHLRASSFLVADGVLPANEGRGYVLRRIMRRAMRHAHLLGAQDPLMHRMVGALTGEMGNAFPELIRAKPLIEETLLREETNFRRTLDKGLKLLDAEIADMQDGDILPGATAFKLYDTYGFPYDLTEDALRAKSLGVDRDGFDVAMDEQKAAARAAWKGSGDQASEAVWFDIAEREGGTEFTGYSAEAGDGVVIALVKDGEEIQSANAGDEVILLTNQTPFYGESGGQMGDSGLVTGNDGFTANVADTSKPLGRLHAHHMTIDGGAVSVGDTVHLTVDSTRRTQLRANHSATHLLHKALRHHLGDHVTQKGSLVAPDRLRFDFSHPTALSDAEINAIEADVNAQVRGNSMVVTRLMSPDDAVAAGALALFGEKYGDEVRVLSMGIEDDIDYSVELCGGTHVNALGDIGLMVIISESAVSSGVRRIEALTGEAARLWLGDRDSKLKSIAAALKASPDEAAERVSALVDERKKLDRELTEAKKALALAGDGGGSATSDVETIGDISFSGQVINGLNPKELRGLIDEAKKKMGSGVSALIAVNDGRATVAVGVTADLTDAHNAVDLVQSAVAAVGGKGGGGRPDMAQGGGPEGAKADEAIAAIKSILAD; encoded by the coding sequence ATGATTACCACCAATGATATAAGACGCTCTTTTCTGGAATTTTTTGCGGCGCAAGGACATGAAGTCGTTCCTTCGTCTCCGTTGATTCCGCACAATGATCCGACGTTGATGTTTATCAACGCCGGTATGGTGCCCTTCAAAAATATCTTTACGGGCGCTGAAAAGAGCAAATTCCCGACCGCCACATCCAGCCAGAAATGTGTTCGCGCGGGAGGCAAGCATAATGATCTCGACAATGTCGGTTATACTGCCCGACATCACACATTTTTCGAGATGCTCGGCAATTTTTCCTTTGGCGATTATTTCAAGGAACAGGCGATCCTCAATGCCTGGGAACTGATCACCAAAACATGGGAAATTTCCGCCGATCGTCTCACGGTAACCGTCTATCACACGGATGATGAAGCCTTTGATTTGTGGCGAAAAATATCTGGTCTGCCGGAAGAGCGGATCATCCGTATCGCAACCCATGACAATTTCTGGTCGATGGGTGACACTGGCCCCTGTGGTCCGTGTAGTGAAATCTTCTATGACCATGGTGATCATATTTTTGGTGGCCCTCCCGGCAGCCCGGATGAAGATGGAGACCGCTTTGTCGAAATCTGGAATCTGGTGTTCATGCAATATGAGCAGCATCTCGGTGGCGATCGGATCGATCTGCCAAAGCCATCCATAGACACCGGTATGGGGCTCGAGCGGGTGGCCGCTGTCATGCAGGGTACCCATGACAATTATGAGATCGATCTTTTCAAGGCATTGATTGCGCAGTCGGGAACGCTGACCGGAACTGAAACAACCGGCGATAATCAGGCGAGCCACCGGGTTATTGCAGATCACTTGCGCGCCTCTTCCTTTCTGGTGGCTGATGGCGTTTTGCCAGCCAATGAAGGCCGCGGCTATGTGCTCCGCCGGATCATGCGTCGTGCCATGCGCCATGCGCATCTGCTGGGAGCGCAAGACCCACTGATGCACCGTATGGTCGGCGCATTGACTGGTGAGATGGGTAACGCATTTCCGGAATTGATCCGTGCCAAACCTCTCATCGAGGAAACTTTGCTGCGGGAAGAAACCAATTTCCGTCGGACCCTGGACAAGGGGCTCAAGCTGCTCGATGCCGAGATTGCTGATATGCAGGATGGTGATATTTTGCCCGGTGCGACGGCTTTCAAACTCTATGATACCTATGGCTTCCCCTATGATTTGACCGAAGATGCCTTGCGCGCCAAATCGCTGGGTGTCGATCGGGACGGATTTGATGTGGCAATGGACGAACAAAAAGCCGCCGCTCGCGCTGCCTGGAAGGGATCTGGCGATCAAGCATCGGAAGCCGTATGGTTCGACATCGCGGAACGCGAAGGCGGTACCGAATTTACCGGATATAGTGCCGAAGCTGGTGACGGTGTGGTCATTGCGCTTGTCAAAGATGGTGAGGAGATTCAGTCCGCTAATGCTGGTGACGAAGTAATATTGCTGACCAATCAGACTCCTTTTTACGGCGAAAGCGGAGGCCAGATGGGCGACAGCGGTCTGGTCACCGGCAATGACGGCTTCACGGCTAACGTCGCAGATACCAGCAAACCGCTGGGGAGGCTGCATGCGCATCATATGACAATTGATGGCGGAGCCGTTTCCGTTGGAGATACCGTTCATCTCACCGTAGATTCGACGAGGCGCACCCAGTTGCGTGCCAATCACAGTGCAACCCATTTGCTCCATAAGGCGCTGCGCCACCATCTGGGTGATCACGTCACCCAGAAGGGCAGTCTGGTGGCACCGGACCGTCTGCGTTTTGATTTCTCCCATCCCACCGCTTTGAGCGATGCCGAGATCAACGCTATCGAAGCGGATGTGAATGCGCAGGTGCGCGGCAACAGCATGGTCGTGACTCGCCTGATGAGTCCAGACGATGCAGTAGCTGCCGGAGCGCTGGCCTTATTTGGCGAGAAATATGGCGATGAAGTCCGCGTGCTATCAATGGGCATTGAGGATGACATCGATTACTCGGTTGAGCTTTGTGGCGGCACTCATGTCAATGCGCTTGGCGATATCGGATTGATGGTCATCATCTCCGAATCCGCAGTATCCAGCGGCGTCCGGCGCATCGAAGCGTTGACCGGTGAAGCGGCCCGGCTCTGGTTGGGTGACCGCGATAGCAAATTGAAGTCGATAGCGGCAGCCTTGAAAGCTTCTCCCGATGAAGCAGCGGAACGGGTGTCCGCATTGGTTGATGAGCGCAAGAAACTTGACCGCGAACTGACCGAAGCGAAAAAGGCTCTGGCTTTGGCCGGTGATGGCGGCGGCTCGGCGACAAGTGATGTCGAGACGATTGGTGATATATCCTTTAGCGGTCAGGTGATTAACGGACTGAATCCCAAAGAACTTCGTGGTTTGATTGATGAAGCCAAAAAGAAAATGGGTAGCGGTGTAAGCGCGCTCATCGCAGTCAATGATGGCCGTGCAACCGTTGCGGTCGGTGTGACCGCTGATCTGACAGACGCGCATAATGCCGTTGATTTGGTTCAATCGGCGGTGGCAGCAGTTGGTGGAAAGGGCGGCGGAGGGCGGCCCGATATGGCGCAAGGCGGCGGCCCTGAAGGGGCGAAAGCCGATGAAGCCATTGCTGCTATAAAGTCTATTCTTGCGGATTAA
- a CDS encoding NADP-dependent isocitrate dehydrogenase translates to MSKIKVKNPVVELDGDEMTRIIWQWIREKLIEPYLDVELHYYDLAIEVRDDTNDKITVDAANAINKHGVGVKCATITPDEARVEEFGLKRMWKSPNGTIRNILGGVVFREPIVIDNVPRLVPGWTDPIVVGRHAFGDQYRATDFKVPGPGKLRLVFDGDDGTKIDEEVFQFPSPGVAMAMYNLDDSIRDFARASMNYGLNRNWPVYLSTKNTIMKAYDGRFKDLFEEVFETEFKDKFEKADIIYEHRLIDDMVASAMKWSGKFVWACKNYDGDVQSDTVAQGFGSLGLMTSVLMTPTGDTVEAEAAHGTVTRHYRQHQEGKATSTNPIASIFAWTRGLIYRGKFDDTPEVTRFAETLEQVCIKTVENGDMTKDLAILIGPDQSWMTTEQFFEAVRSNLETEMQNWK, encoded by the coding sequence ATGTCTAAAATTAAGGTCAAAAACCCGGTCGTCGAACTAGATGGCGATGAAATGACGCGGATCATTTGGCAGTGGATTCGTGAAAAGCTCATCGAACCTTATTTGGATGTTGAGCTGCATTATTATGACCTTGCTATCGAAGTGCGCGACGATACGAATGACAAGATTACTGTTGATGCCGCTAATGCGATCAACAAACATGGTGTTGGCGTAAAATGCGCGACGATTACACCTGACGAAGCGCGGGTTGAAGAATTTGGCCTCAAGCGGATGTGGAAGTCACCCAATGGCACGATCCGTAACATTCTTGGTGGCGTTGTGTTCCGTGAACCTATCGTAATCGACAATGTTCCGCGTCTGGTTCCAGGCTGGACCGATCCCATTGTGGTTGGCCGCCATGCCTTTGGTGACCAATATCGCGCCACTGATTTCAAGGTCCCTGGCCCTGGTAAGCTGCGCCTGGTCTTTGACGGCGATGATGGTACGAAGATTGATGAGGAAGTTTTCCAATTCCCCTCTCCTGGCGTTGCCATGGCAATGTATAATCTAGACGATTCCATCCGCGATTTTGCCCGTGCCTCTATGAATTACGGCCTTAATCGCAACTGGCCCGTCTATCTCTCCACCAAGAACACGATCATGAAAGCTTATGACGGTCGCTTCAAGGACCTGTTCGAGGAAGTTTTCGAAACCGAATTTAAGGACAAGTTCGAAAAAGCAGACATTATTTACGAACATCGCCTTATCGACGACATGGTCGCTTCCGCGATGAAGTGGAGCGGCAAATTCGTCTGGGCCTGTAAAAACTATGATGGCGACGTTCAGTCAGATACTGTCGCACAGGGCTTTGGTTCGCTTGGCCTGATGACATCGGTTCTTATGACACCAACCGGTGACACGGTCGAAGCTGAAGCGGCACATGGGACGGTCACGCGCCATTATCGCCAGCATCAAGAAGGTAAAGCGACTTCAACCAACCCGATCGCTTCGATCTTCGCCTGGACTCGCGGCCTGATTTATCGCGGGAAATTTGATGACACACCGGAAGTAACACGCTTCGCTGAAACGCTTGAACAGGTCTGTATTAAAACAGTTGAGAATGGTGACATGACCAAGGATCTCGCGATTCTGATCGGTCCCGATCAAAGCTGGATGACGACCGAGCAGTTTTTTGAGGCGGTGCGTTCCAATCTTGAAACGGAAATGCAAAACTGGAAATAA
- a CDS encoding alpha/beta hydrolase family protein, with protein sequence MATPQSAFGMDNMPPDPIPVQSYSALPFLHSPSLSPNGEKIAVLVTKGDEKLIGIIDLAAPADSNLKYYSIGKSKINWFHWAGDKQLLMSFGSVRNLIFLFFSTNSLKRLDLETSEVLELNKKSELEKDKIIFQDQSGRYIIAYQYRRGKPYAVRISLENASEVVIEKPRHQIDQWLTDTAGNIRAGINYSKKRWRLYYREEPGAKLAKIENRRYDSFEDGVVEDLLFVPETGQTIILTNGKNGRFGAYNYSIREDIIGDAIYEHPTADVTRLVVNSNKKLLGVEFDAEKPGQKWLVPELEDSYQRINRVFKSKQNRILGTSNDRQVVLFWSGSGSDPGSYYLYYPKLKKIEQVLIPFDKINPEDMAPMEPIKYQSRDGHMIPAYLTMPKGLTHKNLPTVIMPHGGPFMRTSWEFDPWAQLLANRGYAVLQPNFRGSTGYGRDYVEKGYDQWGTGMIDDIDDGVDWMIAQGIADENRICIMGASYGGYAALWSTIRQPEKYKCAISLNGVTDVRAMLKYDRKQFAARRYARKWEEKVAGEEKKDLEAISPVQQAARMRVPVLIAQGEKDTNVPRKHADDFIEALNDAGFNKFEEIYFPKSGHDFANTEESTNFLKKSLQFLAKHNPSSINSDPQAEDLKIEVKTETKDDKSPEKES encoded by the coding sequence ATGGCTACGCCTCAATCTGCTTTTGGCATGGACAATATGCCTCCGGATCCGATCCCAGTCCAAAGCTATTCTGCACTACCCTTCCTGCACTCTCCTTCCCTTTCTCCAAATGGAGAAAAAATTGCCGTTTTGGTAACAAAGGGAGATGAAAAACTTATCGGAATAATTGACTTAGCGGCTCCGGCTGACAGCAACCTCAAATATTATTCCATCGGCAAAAGCAAAATAAACTGGTTCCATTGGGCCGGTGACAAGCAATTGCTGATGAGTTTCGGCAGTGTGAGAAACCTCATCTTCCTGTTCTTCTCCACCAACTCTCTCAAGCGCCTCGATCTGGAAACATCCGAAGTGCTTGAGCTCAATAAGAAATCAGAACTGGAAAAAGACAAGATCATTTTTCAGGATCAATCTGGGCGTTACATCATTGCTTACCAGTATCGACGAGGAAAGCCGTATGCGGTGCGGATCAGCCTTGAAAACGCAAGCGAAGTGGTCATTGAAAAGCCTCGCCACCAAATAGATCAATGGCTCACTGATACCGCAGGGAATATTCGCGCGGGCATAAACTATAGCAAAAAAAGATGGCGACTATACTATCGTGAAGAGCCTGGCGCAAAGCTGGCTAAGATCGAAAATCGCCGCTATGATTCATTTGAAGACGGTGTTGTCGAAGATCTTCTTTTTGTGCCCGAAACCGGCCAAACCATCATATTGACCAATGGAAAAAATGGCCGGTTTGGCGCCTATAACTATAGTATCCGTGAAGATATTATCGGTGATGCCATATATGAACATCCAACCGCGGACGTCACGCGGCTCGTAGTAAACTCCAACAAAAAACTGCTCGGTGTGGAGTTTGATGCTGAAAAGCCAGGGCAAAAGTGGCTGGTACCAGAGCTCGAAGATTCATATCAGCGGATCAATCGAGTTTTCAAATCCAAGCAGAATAGGATATTGGGGACCAGCAATGATCGCCAGGTCGTATTGTTCTGGTCTGGATCAGGATCGGACCCGGGTTCCTATTATCTCTACTATCCCAAACTGAAAAAGATCGAACAGGTCTTGATCCCCTTCGACAAAATCAATCCCGAAGACATGGCACCGATGGAGCCTATAAAATATCAATCGCGGGATGGACACATGATACCAGCCTATCTGACGATGCCGAAGGGGCTGACGCACAAAAATCTGCCGACGGTTATCATGCCCCATGGCGGACCGTTTATGCGCACCAGTTGGGAGTTTGATCCCTGGGCACAGTTATTGGCAAATCGTGGATATGCTGTGCTGCAACCCAATTTCCGGGGATCCACAGGATATGGCCGTGACTATGTCGAAAAAGGCTATGACCAGTGGGGTACCGGCATGATCGATGACATTGATGACGGCGTAGATTGGATGATTGCCCAAGGTATCGCGGACGAGAACCGCATCTGTATCATGGGCGCCAGCTATGGAGGGTATGCCGCGTTGTGGAGCACGATCAGACAGCCCGAAAAGTATAAATGTGCAATCAGTTTAAATGGTGTGACCGATGTTCGGGCGATGTTGAAATATGATCGCAAGCAATTCGCTGCACGGCGTTACGCTCGAAAATGGGAAGAGAAAGTCGCGGGTGAGGAAAAGAAAGATCTCGAAGCCATTTCTCCTGTGCAGCAAGCGGCTCGCATGCGTGTTCCTGTGCTCATTGCTCAAGGTGAAAAGGACACTAATGTGCCCAGGAAGCATGCCGATGATTTCATTGAAGCGCTCAATGATGCCGGCTTCAACAAGTTCGAGGAGATATATTTCCCCAAATCAGGGCATGATTTCGCAAACACTGAAGAATCTACCAACTTCCTGAAAAAATCGCTGCAGTTTCTTGCCAAGCACAACCCTTCCTCAATCAATAGCGACCCCCAAGCCGAAGATCTCAAAATTGAAGTTAAAACCGAAACTAAAGATGATAAATCGCCTGAAAAAGAATCCTAA
- a CDS encoding phosphatidylserine decarboxylase, translating to MAIEKYSNKGLGEAKWSFPPVHPEGRKFALISAAITAAFAFLAWETLAWPMAGVTIWVLAFFRDPKRVTPLDDKYIVAPADGLVNLIMPVVPPVELQGEGGLGDEELIRVSIFMSVFDVHINRTPIEGTVRRQAYISGKFLNADLDKASDENERQHFMVERNDGLKVGFTQIAGLVARRIMSFVKEGDFVAVGQRIGLIRFGSRVDVYLPKGTTPNVVLGQRTIAGETVIAEIGQVKEIEGIGQ from the coding sequence ATGGCGATAGAAAAATATTCAAATAAGGGCCTTGGCGAAGCCAAATGGTCTTTTCCACCGGTCCACCCTGAAGGACGCAAATTTGCGCTTATCTCGGCGGCGATCACTGCAGCATTTGCGTTTCTTGCATGGGAGACTCTCGCTTGGCCAATGGCCGGCGTTACCATTTGGGTTCTGGCCTTTTTCCGTGATCCGAAACGGGTGACGCCATTGGATGACAAATATATTGTCGCGCCAGCGGACGGACTGGTCAATTTGATCATGCCGGTTGTTCCGCCGGTTGAGTTGCAAGGCGAGGGCGGTCTTGGCGATGAAGAGCTTATCCGTGTCTCCATTTTTATGAGTGTCTTTGATGTGCACATCAATCGCACACCGATTGAGGGTACGGTAAGACGGCAGGCCTATATTTCCGGTAAGTTCCTGAATGCTGATCTTGATAAAGCCAGTGACGAGAATGAACGGCAACATTTCATGGTGGAACGCAATGACGGGCTGAAGGTCGGCTTTACACAGATTGCAGGACTAGTCGCGCGGCGGATTATGTCCTTTGTGAAAGAGGGCGATTTTGTTGCGGTTGGACAGCGTATCGGGCTTATCCGCTTTGGCAGCCGGGTGGATGTATATCTGCCCAAGGGGACGACCCCGAATGTCGTCCTGGGGCAGCGGACGATTGCAGGTGAGACTGTTATTGCCGAAATCGGTCAGGTAAAAGAGATTGAAGGCATCGGCCAATGA
- a CDS encoding cation:proton antiporter domain-containing protein translates to MSTPLDNPAFIDAIVILGAAGIIIPAFARFRITPIIGFILVGVLLGPSGLGALSGQYDWLRFFTINDREAIEPFAEFGIILLLFSIGLELSFKRLWSMRQLVFGVGAAELTISGLIIGFVLYLIGQNPAGALGLGLALALSSTALVLPMSGTKSPVGRAALAMLLFEDVAIVPIIFLLGALAPSYASGSSWEELVQTLVVGGAVIIGMLVLGRLLLPRIFAQAARTKSPELFLSVSLLVIILASLATAATGLSPIVGALLAGLLIAETEYHGEVEVITAPFKGLALGVFLITVGMQIDIRVILENWASLITAVVGVVLVKAVVTGGLLRFAGARPGTATEAGVLMSSPSETTLIVLAAAAQAQLIQAQTAAFWQIVTAIGLTITPLLARFGHDMARRIELRGENIAATDDQVIDAEKTIIIGFGRVGRLVADMMKAHNQNYLAIESNIDVVADARRDGYPIIFGNVARNEMLDRLRLGHAKALVLTMDEPVLSVQVVKKVRAWVPDLPIIVRARDTEHAAELYQAGATNAVPEALEGSLQLSEAILVENGVAMGPVIASIHEKRDQIRHQIQKDGDLEIEPKLKSSALDTSPVTPPKLNPQE, encoded by the coding sequence ATGAGTACACCGCTCGACAATCCGGCATTTATTGACGCAATCGTTATTTTGGGAGCTGCAGGGATAATCATTCCTGCATTTGCCCGCTTTCGGATCACGCCGATCATTGGATTTATCTTGGTCGGCGTTTTACTTGGACCATCGGGTTTAGGCGCTCTATCGGGCCAATATGACTGGCTCAGATTTTTCACGATCAATGATCGAGAGGCCATAGAGCCCTTTGCCGAATTTGGCATAATCCTGCTGCTATTTTCCATTGGCCTGGAACTTTCGTTCAAACGGCTCTGGTCGATGCGCCAGCTGGTATTTGGCGTCGGTGCCGCAGAGCTGACCATTTCTGGTTTGATCATTGGTTTCGTACTCTATCTGATCGGTCAGAATCCAGCAGGCGCGCTTGGCCTCGGCCTTGCTCTGGCATTGTCATCCACCGCCCTCGTATTGCCAATGTCCGGAACAAAAAGTCCGGTAGGTCGGGCGGCGCTGGCCATGCTTCTCTTCGAAGATGTCGCCATCGTGCCGATTATTTTCTTACTGGGCGCCCTCGCTCCTTCCTACGCTAGCGGTTCCTCATGGGAAGAGCTTGTTCAAACACTGGTCGTTGGCGGGGCAGTTATTATCGGCATGCTGGTGCTTGGACGGCTGCTGCTGCCGCGCATCTTCGCGCAGGCAGCTCGAACCAAAAGCCCTGAACTCTTTCTCTCGGTCAGTCTGTTGGTGATCATCCTCGCCAGCCTCGCCACTGCGGCAACCGGCCTTTCACCGATAGTCGGCGCGTTGTTGGCCGGCCTGTTGATCGCGGAGACTGAATATCACGGTGAAGTGGAAGTGATCACCGCTCCTTTTAAAGGCCTCGCGCTCGGTGTATTTCTGATCACGGTTGGGATGCAGATCGACATTCGTGTCATTCTGGAAAACTGGGCCAGCCTGATCACTGCTGTCGTCGGTGTCGTTCTGGTCAAGGCCGTTGTAACCGGTGGCCTATTGCGTTTTGCGGGAGCGCGCCCAGGTACGGCAACAGAGGCTGGCGTATTGATGTCGAGCCCATCTGAAACCACTCTGATCGTTCTGGCGGCGGCCGCACAAGCACAGCTCATTCAAGCGCAAACAGCTGCTTTCTGGCAGATTGTTACCGCTATAGGCCTAACGATTACCCCCTTATTGGCAAGATTCGGTCATGATATGGCCCGGCGGATCGAATTGCGTGGTGAGAATATCGCGGCTACCGATGATCAGGTCATTGATGCAGAAAAAACGATAATCATCGGCTTTGGCCGCGTCGGTCGATTGGTTGCGGATATGATGAAGGCCCATAATCAGAATTATCTGGCGATAGAATCGAACATAGATGTCGTCGCTGACGCACGGCGTGACGGCTATCCTATCATCTTCGGAAATGTTGCACGTAACGAGATGTTGGATCGATTGAGACTTGGACATGCCAAGGCGCTGGTTCTTACGATGGACGAACCCGTCCTATCGGTCCAGGTTGTAAAGAAGGTGCGTGCGTGGGTGCCAGACTTGCCGATCATCGTGCGCGCACGTGATACTGAACATGCGGCAGAACTCTATCAAGCTGGTGCCACCAATGCTGTTCCTGAAGCGCTAGAAGGGTCTCTGCAGCTGTCCGAGGCCATATTGGTTGAAAACGGTGTGGCCATGGGACCGGTTATCGCGTCAATCCATGAGAAACGCGACCAGATCCGGCATCAAATTCAAAAAGACGGTGATCTGGAAATCGAGCCCAAGCTCAAGTCATCAGCGCTGGATACAAGCCCGGTAACACCGCCGAAACTTAATCCGCAAGAATAG